Within Stella humosa, the genomic segment GAACACCGCCTTCAGCGTATTGCGGTCGATCATCTGCCCCACCGTGTACTGGGTCAGCCCGCCGCACAGCGTGGCCAGGAAGGCCAGCAGCCCGACCACCGGCAGCAGGTCGGGCGACGAGGCCAGGCGCTCCTCCATCAGCTTGGGGATCAGCAGCGTGAAGGCGTTGAAGACGAGGCCGGAGACGGCGGCGATCGCCATCAGGATGATGACCGCGCGGCGGACGACGGCCGGCGGGATTTCGGGGAACGGCTTTGCTCCGGCATTGCCGTGCCGGGCGTCGAAGGCGGGCTCGCGCAGGTAGAAGAGGCCGATGCCGACGCACAGCAGCCCCGGCAGGATGAAGGCCCAGTGCCAGCCGAAGCGGGCGGCCAGGAACGCGGTGACGACCGGGGCCAGGGCCACGCCGACATTGCCGAAGACGCCGTTGATGCCGACCGCGCGGCCGACGCGGGGGCCGGCCGCCTCCACCAGCATGGCGGTGCCGATCGGATGGTAGATGGCCGAGAAGGCGCCCATCAGGCCCAGCGCCAGCATCATGCCGATGGGAGACGACACGAGGCCCGCGACCACCATGCAGCCGCCGGTGCCGAGGAAGAACGCCGTCATCATCTGCTTGCGGCCGAGATGCTCGGCCAGCCACCCCATCGGCAGCGAGCCCAGGCCATAGGCCACGAACATGAGGGTGCCCAGCGCCAGTACCGGGCCGTAGTCGCCGCCGAAGGTGGCGGTGTCATGTTGCACGATGGCCAGCACGGCCGTCGCCAGGATCAGCAGGCTGTAGTGGGTGAAGGTGTGGGCGGTATTGATGAACGCCATCTGGCGCGTATTGGGGGACATCGGCTCGGGCCTCTGCTGCGATTGCAACAGAATACCAGCAGGCGGGCCACGCGATCACGCCAAAGGCTGTCGGGCAACGGTCAATCGCCGGCACCTGAAAACGTGATCGGTGGCGGCCCTTTTCGGTTGCTGGCGGCGCATTACCTGTCAGCCGTGGGGGGCAAACCCATGAGGTGCAACATGATCCGCCTCGCTCTCGCGGCCGCCCTGTCCCTGCTGGTCGCCGCCTGCAACACTGTCTACCCCACCGCCGGCAACGTGGCCGCGATCGACCCGGAATGCGCCCAGGCGACGCCGGGCAACAGCCTGCCCGGTTTCCGCTGCACCGGCGACTATACCGGCGATGCGCAGAACACCGGCCGCGGCCGTTAGGGCGCCTGCGGGCGGTCAGGGTCCGACGATCGGCGTCTGATGATCGGCCGGGGCGCCTGGGAACGGGCGGCCCGGCCGGACCCCCGAACGCAGGAAAGGCCGCCCCTTTCAGGGCGACCTTTCCAAGGTCGGACCGGTAACCGGCTCCACCTTCGGCTCCAGGCTTGCACCTGGTCCGAAGCGGTCCTCATCGGACCCCGGATCGACGCCTGCCGCGCCGCCGACTGCATAAAGAACGGCTCGCCGCGCCGAAAAGTTCCGGCCGCCAGGAAAAATTCTTAGCCGTTGGCGACCGGGAACGGCCATGCACGGCCGGCGTTGGCGCACGCATGAATACCACCGATGTCGAGCAGAGATTTCGCCGCGCCGATGGCGCCGACGGCAGCTTCTGGATGGCGCCCGCGGTGCCTGCGGGGGATCGCCGGGCGGCGCGCAGCGCCTGGGTCGCGCTGACGGCCGCGGTGCTGGCCACGGCCGCCCTGGCCACGGTGGCCCTGACCACCGATGCCTTCACCTCGGTGGTGGCCCTGGCGTCCGGCCATGCGTGATCCTGCCCTCTACGAGGTGATGTCGATCGAGCCGGAGATCATCGCCGCACGCCTGGCGGCGGCGCTGGTTCTGGGCGGCTGCATCGGCCTCGACCGGGAATGGCGGCAGAAATCGGCCGGCCTGCGCACGCACATGATGATCGCGCTGGCATCGGCGACCTTCACCCTGCTGGCAACCGAACTGCATCTGGACGCGGCCCTGGCCAATCCGACAGGCACGACCGATCCCGTCCGCATCATCGAAGCGGTAACGGCCGGCGTGGCGTTCCTGGGGGCAGGGGCGATCTTCCGCGGCGGGCGAACCGTCGAGGGCATGACCACCGGTGCCGGGATCTGGCTGGCGGGCGCGCTGGGGCTGGCCTGCGGCGCCGGCTACATGATGCTGGCGGGGATCGCCGTCGTGGCCGCGATCATCGTGCTGACGATCCTCGGCCGCATCGAGCACATGGCCAAGAAGGCGGCGGACAAGGCCGCTGCCTGAGATCCTGGGCTGAATTCCGGGGCAGGGGCCGCTCGGCGCGTCGCCGCCCGTGGACGGCGACGCGGGGGCCGGCCGGCAGCTAGCGCTGGCGAGCCTTGCGCGCGGCGTACTTGGCGTCGCGCTTGGCCTTCTGGTCGATCTCAAGCTGTGCTGCGTGCTCGGCCGCGGCGATCTTGGCCAGGCGCTGGGCTTCGGCGTCGGCCTTCTCGGCCTCGATCCGCGCCGCTTCCTCGCGCGCCTTCTCCTCGGCCAGGCGGGCAGCCTCGGCTTCCTTGGCGGCACGCTTTTCGGCCTGACGGGCGTCGCGCGCCCGGTCTGCCTCGTCGCGCGCGGCTTTCCGGGCAAGGAATTCCGGATCGTTGGAGGGCGACTTCGCCCGGGCTCTTTCGAGAAGTTCCTGCTTCGCCTTCGCGGCCGAACTCAGCCGGTCGGCCAAGCTCGTCTCCTTACCTCTCATATGCTCCAGCCTCGTGGGTCAGGGTATGGCCGGATCCGTCGATGTGGATGCCGGTGGCGCGCCATGGCGAATCCATCGGCGCCGGGGCCGGTCCGATTCATCATGCGCTGCTTCCCTATTCAAGCAGATTTCAATGAAGTTGTGGGGGCGGTACGAAGAAAAAAGGGAAATCCCTTTCAATTGGCCGGCCCGCGTGCCATATCCGCACTATCGAATGTCGCTTTGGTTCGGTCCCACTCTCCGCGCTGGACAATGTCCCGCCGGGACCATGCTCGATCCTCTCCGAAAATTTGATCGCGTCGCCGCTCCGTGCGGCGTGAATATGCGTGACTTGTGGAAGTATACGACTAATGGCTATCGGAACGGTTAAGTGGTTTAACGGCCAAAAGGGCTATGGTTTCATCGCGCCGGAAGACGGCGGCGCGGACGTGTTCGTGCACGTCTCGGCGGTGGAGCGTTCGACGCTGGGCGCCATCCATGAAGGCCAGAAGCTGAGCTTCGAGCTGGAGCGGGACACCCGCAGCGGCAAGGTCTCGGCCGGACAGCTCCAGGCCGCCTGATCGGGGCTGGAGGCGGGGGCCGGCAATCCGGTCCTTGCCCCCTCCGAACGGGAGACCAGTGCTACGAAAAGGGGGCTTCGGCCCCCTTTTTTGTTGCCGTCAGGTCGCGGCCAGGGCGATGCAGGCGAAGCCCACCTTCGCGTCGGTGGGAACGCCGAACTGCACGGTATGCCGAGCCGGCAGGTCGCCGGGAAAGTGCTTCAGATACTCCGCATTGCATTCGGCATAGTCGGCCGGATCGGTGATCAGCATCGTCATCTGCACCACGCGATCCAGGCTGCTTCCAGCATCGGCGAGGACCTGGGCGATGATTGCCAACGCACCGCGGACCTGCTCGGCAGCGGTTTCGCCGCGATGGATTCCGCCTGCCGGGTCGTGCGGCGCCGTTCGCCCGGAAACGAACACGAAGCCGCCCGCACGCGTCGCTGCACTGTAGGGGCGGTTGGAGCCCGCCTCGGGCGGTCCCAGAAAATCGATCGTCGACATCAATCGCTCCCGTGAAAGCCGTTGCGCCGTCCAGTTTGCAGGAACGTGGTCGAGTTTGCAGGAACCGGACGCGCAAACCCAGTTGCCAGCCCGAATGGGGCAGGACAACCGCTTTTCGTCGACTGCTTCGCGGAGATTGGCTGGGGGACTAGGATTCGAACCTAGACTGGCGGAGTCAGAGTCCGCTGTCCTACCGTTAGACGATCCCCCAAGACCGGATCGGCGCTGTCACCGGGCTCGCTCGGCCCCGATCAGCGTGGGCGCGGCTTCTAGCACAAGAGATTCCATCAGGGAAGAGTTTCCAGGCTTGGGCTTCCTGGAACCTGCGGGGTCGGATATCCTGCCGGCCAAGTGACAGTGTCAATCGCAAGCTTTCCAATAGCGCCACCACCCGCGCACTCGGTCGTCTATGCCGCGCTGGATCTCGGCACCAACAATTGCCGGCTTCTCGTCGCGCGGCCGGCTTCCGGGGGATTCCGGGTGCTGGACGCCTTTTCGCGCATCGTCCGCCTGGGCGAGGGGCTGGCGCGCACGGGCGCGCTCTCCGATGCGGCGATGGACCGCACCATCGCAGCCCTGGCCGTCTGCGCGCAGAAGGTGCGCAGCCGCCGCGTCGACCATCTGCGGGCGGTCGCGACCGAGGCGTGCCGGCGGGCCAGCAACTGCGGCCACTTCCTGGACCGCGTGCGGGCCGAGACGGGGCTGGAGATCGAGACGATCCCGGCCTCGGAGGAGGCCCGCCTGGTGCTGGCCGGCTGCGGCCCGCTGCTCGATCCCCATGCCGCCCGCGCCCTGCTGTTCGACATCGGCGGCGGCTCGACGGAGCTGCTGTGGGTCGGGCTGGAGGGGCGGGAGCCCGAGATGCTGGGCTATGCCTCGCTGCCGATGGGGGTGGTCACGCTGGCCGACCGCTATGGCGGCCGCGAGGTGTCGCCCGACCTCTACTACGCCATGCGCGACGAGGCGACTTCGGCCCTGGCCCTGTTCGACGACGAGCACGGCATATCGGACTGGATCCAGCGCGGGCGGATGCAGATGCTGGGCAGCTCCGGCACGGTCACGACGCTGGCCGGTGTTCATCTGGAGCTGCCGCGCTATAACCGCTCGCTGGTCGATGGCATCGTGCTGGACCGGACCTCGATCGACGCGGCGTCGGACCGCCTGCTGGCGATGGACTATGCCGGCCGCGCGGCCCATCCCTGCATCGGGCCGGAGCGCGCCGACCTGGTGCTGGCCGGTTGCGCGATCCTGTCGGCGATCACCGGGCGCTGGCCTTGCCCGCGCCTGCGGGTGGCCGATCGTGGCGTGCGCGAGGGTATTCTCTATGGGCTGATGGCCCGCAACGGCCGGCGCGGCAGGATGGGCAGGACATGACCGGCGAACGCAAGGGCGGCAGCGGCCGCGGTGCCCGCGGGCCGACCGTGCGCGGTACCTCTGGGCGGGGCGCGCGCGACCCGGCGGTGCGGGTGCGGGCGGCCGGCCGCACCACCTCGCAGCAGCGCTGGCTGACCCGCCAGCTCAACGACCCCTATGTGGCGGCCGCCAAGCGGGAAGGCCTGCGCTCGCGCGCGGCCTTCAAGCTGATCGAGCTGGACGAGCGGCTGAACCTGCTGAAGCCCGGCATGGCCGTGGTCGACCTGGGGGCGGCACCCGGCGGCTGGACCCAGGTGGTGGTCGACCGGGTGAAGGGCGGGCGGGTCGTGGCGCTCGACATCCTGCCGATGGGCACGCTGCCGGGTGCCGAGACGATCGAGATGGATTTCCTCGACGCCGACGCGCCGGCACGCCTGCGGGCGGCGATGGGCGGCGGCGCCGACCTCGTCCTGAGCGACATGGCCGCGCCCACCACCGGGCACGGGCCGACCGACCATCTGCGCGTCATCGGCCTGGCCGATGCCGCCCACGCGTTCGCCCGCGAGGTGCTGAAGCCGGGTGGCGCCTTCGTCTGCAAGGTCTTCCAGGGCGGCACCGAGCGCAATCTGCTGACGGCCCTGAAGAAGGACTTCGCCGTGGTGCGCCATGTGAAGCCGCCGGCCAGTCGCGCCGACTCGGCCGAAGTCTATGTGATTGCCCAAGGCTTTCGCCGGGAGCAGGGCTGACCTGCACCGGACGCGCTTTCCTTCACAAGGCCGATGTGTATTATGCGCCGCCTTATCCGGGTAGGGGAGGCGGCATGGACATCCGTGATGGACTCACTTTCGACGATGTTCTGCTGGTTCCCGCGGCCTCGTCGGTGCTTCCGGGCCAAGCCCAGACCCGCACCCGGCTGACCCGCACCATCGAACTCGGCATCCCGCTGGTCTCGGCCGCGATGGACACCGTCACCGAGTCGAGCCTGGCCATCGTCATGGCGCAGTCGGGCGGCATCGGCGTCATCCACAAGAATCTCGGCATCGAAGCCCAGGCGAACGAAGTCCGCAAGGTCAAGAAGTTCGAGGCCGGGATGGTCGTCAACCCGGTCACTGTCGGCCCGGACGAGACGCTGGCCGATGCGCTGCGCCTGATGGCCGACCACAAGATCTCGGGCTTTCCCGTGGTGGAGCCCGGCAGCAAGCGGCTGGTCGGCATCCTCACCAACCGCGATGTCCGCTTCGCCAAGGACCCCGGCCAGCGCGTGGCCGAGCTGATGACCAAGGATGGGCTGATCACGGTGACCGAGGGCGTCACCCGCGAGGAAGCCCAGCGCCTCCTGCACGAGAACCGGCTGGAGAAGCTGCTCGTCGTCGACGAACAGCGGCGCTGCATCGGCCTCATCACCGTCAAGGACATGGACAAGGCCGCCCGCCACCCGGATTCGGCCAAGGACGCCATGGGCCGCCTGCGCGTGGCGGCTGCCACCGGCATCGGCGACGACGGCGTGGCGCGGGCCGAGGCGCTGTTCGATGCCGGGGTCGATGCCCTGGTGGTCGACACCGCGCATGGGCATTCCGAGGGCGTGATCGAGGCGGTGCGCCGCATCCGCCGCCTGTCCAACTATACCCAGCTCATCGCCGGCAACATCGCCACGGCCGAGGGCGCCAAGGCGCTGATGGATGCCGGCGCCGACGCGGTCAAGGTCGGCATCGGCCCGGGTGCCATCTGCACGACGCGCATGGTGGCCGGCGTCGGCGTGCCGCAGCTCACCGCCATCATGGACGCGGTCGAGGTGTGCCGGCGCGAGAACATTCCCGTCATCGCCGATGGCGGCATCAAGTATTCGGGCGACCTTGCCAAGGCGATCGCGGCCGGGGCGGAATGCGCCATGGTCGGCGCCCTGCTGGCCGGCACCGACGAGGCCCCGGGCGAGGTGTTCCTGCACCAGGGCCGTTCCTACAAGTCCTATCGCGGCATGGGTTCGATCGGGGCGATGGCCCGCGGTTCGGCTGACCGCTATTTCCAGCAGGAAGTCCAGCAGACGCTGAAGCTGGTGCCCGAAGGGGTGGAAGGGCAGGTGCCCTACAAGGGCCCGGCCGCGACCGTGCTGCACCAGCTCGTGGGTGGCCTGAAAGCGGCCATGGGCTATACCGGCAGCCGCACCATCGCCGACATGCACCAGAACTGCCGCTTCCTGCGCATCACCAACGCCGGCCTGCGGGAGAGCCATGTCCATGACGTCACCATCACCCGCGAGGCGCCGAACTATCGGCCGATGTAAGGCGGAGCGCGCTTGACCCCCGCCGCCCGCATCGCCGCCGCCATCGAGCTCGTCGAACGCATCGAGGGATCGCGCACGCCGACCGACGCCATCCTGGCCGACTATTTCCGCGAGCGCCGCTACATCGGCTCCAAGGACCGGGGTGCCGTCTCCGAGACGGTCTATGCCTATCTGCGCCGGCGCGGCCAGGTCGACTGGTGGATCGCCCGCCAGGGCTGGGGCCGGGTCGGCACGACGCCGCGCGCCCGCATGCTGGGCCTCTTGATGCTGGAGCGCGGGGCCGACGCGGGCGAGATCGCCCACCTGTTCGACGACGGCCCCTATCACCCCAGGCGGCCCAACCCGGACGAGCAGGGCATCGTCCAGGCGCTGGCGGGCTATCCGATCGGCCACCCCGACCAGCCGGCCTGGGTGTCCGCCAACTATCCCGAATGGCTGCACCCCCGGCTGGAAGCGCAGTTCGGCACGACCGTCGCCGACGAGATGGCGGCGCTGGACGTGCCGGCCCCGCTCGACCTGCGCGTCAACGCGCTGGCCGGCAGCCGCGATGCGGCGATCACGGCGCTCGCCCGCGACCAGATTCGCGCCGTGCCGACGCAATGGTCGCCCTGGGGCCTGCGGCTGGAGAAGCGGGTGGCCTTGCAGACCGTGGCTGCCTGGAAAGCCGGCCTGGTCGAGGTGCAGGACGAGGGCTCTCAGCTTGTAGCCATCCTGCTGGGCGCCAGGGCTGGCATGCGCGTCGTCGATTTCTGCGCCGGGGCGGGCGGCAAGACGCTGGCGATCGCGGCCGGGATGGAGAACAAGGGCCAGATCATCGCCTGCGACACGTCGGCCAAGCGGCTGGACGGGGCGACGCTGCGCTTGCGCCGGGCGGGCGTCCACAATGTCGAGCGCCGCCTGATGGAGAGCGAGCGCGACAAGTGGGTGAAGCGCCATGCCGGCGCCTTCGACCGCGTGCTGGTCGATGCGCCCTGCACCGGGACGGGCACCTGGCGCCGCAACCCGGACGGCCGCTGGCGCCTGTCCGAGCAGGACATCGTCGAGCTGGTCGACCTCCAGGGTCGGATCCTCGACAGCGCGGCGCGGCTGGTGAAGCCGGGCGGGCGGCTGGTCTATGCCACCTGCTCGATCTTGGCCGACGAGAACGAGGCGCAGGTCGACCGGTTCCTTGCCGCCCATCCGGGCTTTCGCGTGGTGCCGCCGGCCGATGCCTGGCCGGCCGACCTGCCCAATCCGGCGGCCGAGGGGCCGTACATGCGCCTCACTCCGGCCCGCCACGGCACCGACGGCTTCTTCGCGGCCTTGCTGGAGCGCGGCGTGTGACCATCCGGGTTCGACCAGCCGAGCCCGACGACGCGGCCGCGATCGCCCGGGTTCAGGTGGCGACCTGGCGCAGCGCCTATGGCGGGATCTTCCCGGCCGCCTATCTCGACAACCTGAACGACATCCGCATCGCCGCCGGCTGGGCCGAATCCGTCGTTCGCGCCGCCCACCTGACGTTGGTGGCCGAAGACGACACGCTGGCCCGCGCACCCATCGTCGGCTTCGCCCATGCCGGGCCGGGGGAGCCGGCTGGCATGGGCGAGGTCTTCACCCTCTATGTCGTGGCCAGCCACCAGCGCCGGGGCATCGGCCGACAACTGCTGGCCGCCATGTCCGCCCTGCTGGCGGCCGACTATTCCAGCCTCGTGATCCGCGTCCTGGTCGAGAACGCGCCGGCGCGCGCCTTCTACGCCCATCTGGGCGGTACCCAGGCCGACACCCGCCGCCTGCATATCGGCGGGCGCGAGATCGACGAGAT encodes:
- a CDS encoding MFS transporter; the protein is MSPNTRQMAFINTAHTFTHYSLLILATAVLAIVQHDTATFGGDYGPVLALGTLMFVAYGLGSLPMGWLAEHLGRKQMMTAFFLGTGGCMVVAGLVSSPIGMMLALGLMGAFSAIYHPIGTAMLVEAAGPRVGRAVGINGVFGNVGVALAPVVTAFLAARFGWHWAFILPGLLCVGIGLFYLREPAFDARHGNAGAKPFPEIPPAVVRRAVIILMAIAAVSGLVFNAFTLLIPKLMEERLASSPDLLPVVGLLAFLATLCGGLTQYTVGQMIDRNTLKAVFLPLGVVLVPALLGLSFVDGWLVLPLSGVVAASIFGQVTVNDTMTARYIAPALRAKLYSVRFTIGFLGAACASPLVGFLHEATGNLSLAMVVLAGFGSVTLACALLFPNRKEELSPEMWARSPEAMAGRAAAAPAE
- a CDS encoding MgtC/SapB family protein — translated: MRDPALYEVMSIEPEIIAARLAAALVLGGCIGLDREWRQKSAGLRTHMMIALASATFTLLATELHLDAALANPTGTTDPVRIIEAVTAGVAFLGAGAIFRGGRTVEGMTTGAGIWLAGALGLACGAGYMMLAGIAVVAAIIVLTILGRIEHMAKKAADKAAA
- a CDS encoding DUF6481 family protein codes for the protein MADRLSSAAKAKQELLERARAKSPSNDPEFLARKAARDEADRARDARQAEKRAAKEAEAARLAEEKAREEAARIEAEKADAEAQRLAKIAAAEHAAQLEIDQKAKRDAKYAARKARQR
- a CDS encoding cold-shock protein, producing the protein MAIGTVKWFNGQKGYGFIAPEDGGADVFVHVSAVERSTLGAIHEGQKLSFELERDTRSGKVSAGQLQAA
- a CDS encoding RidA family protein; this translates as MSTIDFLGPPEAGSNRPYSAATRAGGFVFVSGRTAPHDPAGGIHRGETAAEQVRGALAIIAQVLADAGSSLDRVVQMTMLITDPADYAECNAEYLKHFPGDLPARHTVQFGVPTDAKVGFACIALAAT
- a CDS encoding Ppx/GppA phosphatase family protein: MLDAFSRIVRLGEGLARTGALSDAAMDRTIAALAVCAQKVRSRRVDHLRAVATEACRRASNCGHFLDRVRAETGLEIETIPASEEARLVLAGCGPLLDPHAARALLFDIGGGSTELLWVGLEGREPEMLGYASLPMGVVTLADRYGGREVSPDLYYAMRDEATSALALFDDEHGISDWIQRGRMQMLGSSGTVTTLAGVHLELPRYNRSLVDGIVLDRTSIDAASDRLLAMDYAGRAAHPCIGPERADLVLAGCAILSAITGRWPCPRLRVADRGVREGILYGLMARNGRRGRMGRT
- a CDS encoding RlmE family RNA methyltransferase yields the protein MTGERKGGSGRGARGPTVRGTSGRGARDPAVRVRAAGRTTSQQRWLTRQLNDPYVAAAKREGLRSRAAFKLIELDERLNLLKPGMAVVDLGAAPGGWTQVVVDRVKGGRVVALDILPMGTLPGAETIEMDFLDADAPARLRAAMGGGADLVLSDMAAPTTGHGPTDHLRVIGLADAAHAFAREVLKPGGAFVCKVFQGGTERNLLTALKKDFAVVRHVKPPASRADSAEVYVIAQGFRREQG
- the guaB gene encoding IMP dehydrogenase is translated as MDIRDGLTFDDVLLVPAASSVLPGQAQTRTRLTRTIELGIPLVSAAMDTVTESSLAIVMAQSGGIGVIHKNLGIEAQANEVRKVKKFEAGMVVNPVTVGPDETLADALRLMADHKISGFPVVEPGSKRLVGILTNRDVRFAKDPGQRVAELMTKDGLITVTEGVTREEAQRLLHENRLEKLLVVDEQRRCIGLITVKDMDKAARHPDSAKDAMGRLRVAAATGIGDDGVARAEALFDAGVDALVVDTAHGHSEGVIEAVRRIRRLSNYTQLIAGNIATAEGAKALMDAGADAVKVGIGPGAICTTRMVAGVGVPQLTAIMDAVEVCRRENIPVIADGGIKYSGDLAKAIAAGAECAMVGALLAGTDEAPGEVFLHQGRSYKSYRGMGSIGAMARGSADRYFQQEVQQTLKLVPEGVEGQVPYKGPAATVLHQLVGGLKAAMGYTGSRTIADMHQNCRFLRITNAGLRESHVHDVTITREAPNYRPM
- a CDS encoding RsmB/NOP family class I SAM-dependent RNA methyltransferase — protein: MTPAARIAAAIELVERIEGSRTPTDAILADYFRERRYIGSKDRGAVSETVYAYLRRRGQVDWWIARQGWGRVGTTPRARMLGLLMLERGADAGEIAHLFDDGPYHPRRPNPDEQGIVQALAGYPIGHPDQPAWVSANYPEWLHPRLEAQFGTTVADEMAALDVPAPLDLRVNALAGSRDAAITALARDQIRAVPTQWSPWGLRLEKRVALQTVAAWKAGLVEVQDEGSQLVAILLGARAGMRVVDFCAGAGGKTLAIAAGMENKGQIIACDTSAKRLDGATLRLRRAGVHNVERRLMESERDKWVKRHAGAFDRVLVDAPCTGTGTWRRNPDGRWRLSEQDIVELVDLQGRILDSAARLVKPGGRLVYATCSILADENEAQVDRFLAAHPGFRVVPPADAWPADLPNPAAEGPYMRLTPARHGTDGFFAALLERGV
- a CDS encoding GNAT family N-acetyltransferase yields the protein MTIRVRPAEPDDAAAIARVQVATWRSAYGGIFPAAYLDNLNDIRIAAGWAESVVRAAHLTLVAEDDTLARAPIVGFAHAGPGEPAGMGEVFTLYVVASHQRRGIGRQLLAAMSALLAADYSSLVIRVLVENAPARAFYAHLGGTQADTRRLHIGGREIDEIAYIWPDLPRLSAALAGAAP